A region from the Acanthopagrus latus isolate v.2019 chromosome 8, fAcaLat1.1, whole genome shotgun sequence genome encodes:
- the atp6v1e1a gene encoding V-type proton ATPase subunit E 1a isoform X1 — protein MALTDADVQKQIKHMMAFIEQEAREKVEEIDAKAEEEFNIEKGRLVQTQRVKIMEYYEKKEKQIEQHKKIQMSNLMNQARLKVLKARDDMITDLLSEARQRLGEIAKDPARYSTLLEGLVLQGFYRLLEPKVTIRCRQQDVEMVQAAVDKTIPIYKEAVKSNIVVKIDQERFLPTEICGGVEVYNDNGKIKVSNTLESRIELIAQQMMPEIRVSLFGANPNRKFMD, from the exons ATGGCGCTCACCGACGCTGACGTACAGAAACAG ATCAAGCACATGATGGCCTTCATTGAGCAAGAGGCCAGAGAAAAGGTTGAGGAGATTGATGCTAAG GCGGAGGAAGAGTTCAACATTGAGAAAGGCCGCCTGGTGCAGACTCAGCGGGTGAAAATCATGGAGTATTatgagaagaaggagaagcagatTGAACAACATAAGAAaat tcAGATGTCCAACCTGATGAACCAAGCCAGACTGAAGGTGCTGAAGGCCCGAGACGACATGATCACG GATTTGTTGAGTGAGGCTCGTCAAAGGCTTGGAGAAATTGCCAAGGACCCTGCAAGGTACTCCACCCTCTTGGAGGGCCTGGTGCTTCAG GGATTCTATCGACTATTGGAACCTAAAGTTACCATTCGCTGCCGACAGCAGGATGTAGAAATGGTTCAA GCAGCTGTTGACAAGACCATCCCCATCTATAAAGAGGCGGTAAAGAGCAACATAGTTGTCAAAATTGATCAGGAACGTTTTCTTCCAACAGAGAT ctgtgGAGGAGTTGAGGTATATAATGATAATGGGAAGATCAAGGTTTCCAACACTTTGGAGAGCAGGATAGAACTAATCGCACAGCAG ATGATGCCGGAGATCAGAGTGAGCTTGTTTGGAGCCAACCCCAACCGCAAGTTCATGGATTAA
- the atp6v1e1a gene encoding V-type proton ATPase subunit E 1a isoform X2, whose translation MMAFIEQEAREKVEEIDAKAEEEFNIEKGRLVQTQRVKIMEYYEKKEKQIEQHKKIQMSNLMNQARLKVLKARDDMITDLLSEARQRLGEIAKDPARYSTLLEGLVLQGFYRLLEPKVTIRCRQQDVEMVQAAVDKTIPIYKEAVKSNIVVKIDQERFLPTEICGGVEVYNDNGKIKVSNTLESRIELIAQQMMPEIRVSLFGANPNRKFMD comes from the exons ATGATGGCCTTCATTGAGCAAGAGGCCAGAGAAAAGGTTGAGGAGATTGATGCTAAG GCGGAGGAAGAGTTCAACATTGAGAAAGGCCGCCTGGTGCAGACTCAGCGGGTGAAAATCATGGAGTATTatgagaagaaggagaagcagatTGAACAACATAAGAAaat tcAGATGTCCAACCTGATGAACCAAGCCAGACTGAAGGTGCTGAAGGCCCGAGACGACATGATCACG GATTTGTTGAGTGAGGCTCGTCAAAGGCTTGGAGAAATTGCCAAGGACCCTGCAAGGTACTCCACCCTCTTGGAGGGCCTGGTGCTTCAG GGATTCTATCGACTATTGGAACCTAAAGTTACCATTCGCTGCCGACAGCAGGATGTAGAAATGGTTCAA GCAGCTGTTGACAAGACCATCCCCATCTATAAAGAGGCGGTAAAGAGCAACATAGTTGTCAAAATTGATCAGGAACGTTTTCTTCCAACAGAGAT ctgtgGAGGAGTTGAGGTATATAATGATAATGGGAAGATCAAGGTTTCCAACACTTTGGAGAGCAGGATAGAACTAATCGCACAGCAG ATGATGCCGGAGATCAGAGTGAGCTTGTTTGGAGCCAACCCCAACCGCAAGTTCATGGATTAA